From one Bacteroides intestinalis DSM 17393 genomic stretch:
- the mobB gene encoding conjugal transfer protein MobB — translation MVAKINRGASLYGAVIYNQQKVNEATGRIIAGNRMITDSLYDPDRIVSQTMFAFESYLAANRNTEKPILHISLNPTLDDNLTDSQFADLARAYMQKMGYGNQPYIVYLHEDIDRRHIHIVSTCVNENGEKIDDAYEWNRSMKACRELEQMFGLKQIADKRRELLEPYLKKADYTRGDIKQQVSNILKSVFTSYRFQSFGEYSAMLSCFNIEAKQVKGEFDGKPYSGIIYTMTNDNGKPICTPIKSSLIGKRFGFEGVEKRIAYNAQEFRAKRWQPKIRNDVALAMHGCRGNREEFVRLLGSKGIDVVFRENDAGRIYGVTFIDHHNREAYNGSRLGKEFSANNFEKLFNSQGDIPWADMPQGFSESQSLSSADLESGLEQAFGIFSFDAPANDPQEEMLAKQYQKKRKKKKRRSRGIS, via the coding sequence ATGGTAGCTAAGATCAACAGAGGAGCTTCGCTCTACGGAGCAGTCATCTACAACCAGCAGAAGGTAAATGAGGCGACAGGTCGCATCATAGCGGGCAACCGTATGATTACCGATTCACTCTACGACCCTGACAGGATTGTCTCTCAGACGATGTTCGCCTTTGAGAGCTATCTCGCAGCCAACAGAAACACCGAGAAGCCTATTCTGCATATATCGCTCAACCCGACACTGGACGACAATCTTACCGATAGTCAGTTTGCGGATTTGGCAAGAGCCTATATGCAGAAGATGGGCTACGGCAACCAGCCCTACATTGTCTATCTCCACGAGGACATTGACCGCAGACATATACATATTGTATCTACCTGCGTGAATGAGAATGGCGAGAAGATAGATGATGCCTACGAGTGGAACCGCTCGATGAAGGCTTGCCGAGAATTGGAGCAAATGTTCGGACTAAAACAGATTGCCGACAAACGCAGGGAACTATTGGAACCTTATCTGAAAAAGGCGGACTACACCCGTGGCGATATTAAGCAGCAGGTATCCAACATTCTCAAGAGTGTCTTTACCTCGTATCGTTTCCAATCCTTCGGCGAGTATAGTGCCATGCTCTCGTGCTTCAACATCGAGGCAAAGCAGGTCAAAGGCGAGTTCGATGGCAAGCCCTATTCGGGTATCATCTACACGATGACCAATGACAACGGCAAGCCTATCTGTACGCCAATCAAGTCCTCGCTTATCGGCAAGCGTTTCGGCTTCGAGGGTGTGGAGAAGCGTATCGCCTACAATGCTCAGGAGTTCCGAGCGAAGAGGTGGCAACCTAAAATCCGCAATGATGTGGCTTTGGCAATGCACGGCTGTCGTGGCAACCGCGAGGAGTTCGTGCGTCTGCTTGGCAGCAAGGGCATTGATGTGGTGTTCCGCGAGAACGATGCAGGGCGTATCTACGGTGTCACATTCATCGACCACCACAATCGTGAGGCATATAACGGTTCCCGTCTGGGCAAGGAGTTCTCGGCAAACAACTTCGAGAAGCTATTCAACTCGCAAGGCGACATTCCTTGGGCCGATATGCCGCAAGGTTTCTCCGAGAGCCAAAGCCTCTCATCGGCAGACCTTGAATCGGGACTGGAGCAAGCCTTCGGAATCTTCTCGTTTGACGCTCCTGCAAATGATCCGCAGGAGGAGATGCTCGCCAAGCAGTACCAGAAGAAAAGGAAGAAGAAAAAACGCCGTTCACGCGGCATATCGTAA
- the mobC gene encoding conjugal transfer protein MobC, which translates to MQQEDDLRGLAKVMEFMRAISIIFIVVHIYWFCYQAIVDMGINIGVVDKILLNFQNTAGLFSNLLVTKVFAIIFLALSCLGTKGVKNQKMTWQKIYATFLGGLVLFFMNWWLLDLPFSPIVNMAIYTVTMTVGYILLLMSGVWISRMFKHNLMEDVFNVANESFMQETRLMENEYSVNLPTKFVYQGKEWDGWINVVNPFRATIVLGTPGSGKSYAVVNNYIKQTIAKGFATYIYDYKFDDLSVIAYNELLKNIDKYKVKPSFYVINFDDPRRSHRCNPINPKFMVDISDAYESAYTIMLNLNKTWIQKQGDFFVESPIILLAAIIWYLRIYKDGKYCTFPHTIEFLNKPYADIFTILTSYPSLENYLSPFMDAWKGGAQDQLQGQIASAKIPLSRMISPQLYWVMTGDDFTLDLNNPNEPKILCVGNNPDRQNIYSAALGLYNSRIVKLVNKKGQLKSSIIIDELPTIYFRGIDNLIATARSNKVAVCLGFQDYSQLARDYGDKEAKVIQNTVGNIFSGQVVGETAKNLSERFGKILQQRQSVSINRQDTSTSINTQLDFLIPASKISNLSQGTFVGSVADNFGEEIDQKIFHSRIIVDSAKVNAEMKAYKKIPIVNEFKDENGNDIMQEQIERNYSRIKDEVEQIVQDEMERIKADPELRKRLLPDEKDEEDND; encoded by the coding sequence ATGCAACAGGAAGATGATTTGAGAGGATTGGCAAAGGTCATGGAGTTTATGCGTGCCATATCCATTATATTTATTGTAGTACATATCTACTGGTTCTGCTATCAGGCCATCGTGGATATGGGTATCAACATCGGAGTGGTAGATAAGATACTACTCAACTTTCAGAATACGGCAGGGCTGTTCAGCAACCTGCTTGTGACAAAGGTCTTCGCCATCATATTCTTGGCTCTGTCGTGCCTCGGTACTAAGGGCGTGAAGAATCAGAAGATGACCTGGCAGAAGATTTATGCGACCTTCCTCGGAGGTCTTGTTCTCTTCTTTATGAACTGGTGGTTGCTCGATTTGCCATTCTCGCCAATCGTGAATATGGCAATCTATACGGTTACTATGACTGTCGGATATATCCTCCTTCTTATGTCTGGAGTATGGATTAGCCGTATGTTCAAGCATAACCTTATGGAAGATGTCTTCAATGTGGCCAACGAGAGTTTCATGCAGGAGACACGACTGATGGAGAATGAGTATTCGGTAAATCTGCCTACGAAGTTTGTCTATCAAGGCAAGGAATGGGACGGTTGGATAAATGTCGTGAATCCGTTCCGAGCAACCATTGTATTGGGAACACCGGGTAGCGGTAAGTCGTATGCCGTAGTGAACAACTACATCAAGCAGACCATAGCCAAAGGATTTGCCACATACATCTACGACTACAAGTTTGATGACCTCTCTGTAATTGCCTATAACGAGCTGCTGAAGAATATCGACAAGTACAAGGTAAAGCCGAGTTTCTATGTCATCAACTTTGACGACCCACGACGCTCACACCGCTGTAATCCCATCAACCCGAAGTTTATGGTTGATATCAGCGATGCCTATGAATCAGCATATACTATTATGCTTAACTTGAATAAAACATGGATTCAGAAGCAGGGCGACTTCTTTGTGGAATCTCCGATTATCCTTTTGGCTGCGATTATCTGGTACCTGAGAATCTACAAGGACGGTAAGTATTGTACCTTCCCACATACGATTGAATTCTTGAACAAACCGTATGCGGATATCTTTACGATTCTGACCTCTTATCCTTCGTTGGAAAACTACCTATCTCCATTTATGGACGCATGGAAAGGTGGAGCTCAAGATCAGCTCCAAGGCCAGATAGCAAGTGCCAAAATTCCTCTGTCGAGAATGATTTCTCCGCAGCTCTATTGGGTGATGACGGGCGATGATTTTACCCTCGATTTGAACAATCCCAATGAGCCGAAGATACTCTGCGTTGGCAACAATCCCGACCGCCAGAATATCTACTCGGCAGCACTCGGACTATACAACAGCCGTATCGTGAAGTTGGTGAACAAGAAAGGTCAGTTGAAGAGTTCCATCATCATTGACGAGTTGCCGACAATCTATTTTCGTGGTATCGACAACCTCATTGCCACTGCACGAAGCAATAAGGTAGCAGTTTGTCTCGGTTTTCAGGACTACTCGCAGTTGGCTCGTGACTATGGCGACAAGGAGGCAAAGGTTATCCAAAATACGGTTGGAAACATCTTCAGCGGACAGGTGGTTGGCGAAACAGCCAAGAACCTCTCTGAGCGTTTTGGCAAAATACTCCAGCAGCGTCAGTCGGTATCTATCAACCGTCAGGACACATCTACCTCTATCAATACGCAGCTGGATTTCCTTATCCCTGCATCGAAGATTTCCAACCTCTCGCAAGGTACATTCGTAGGTAGCGTGGCGGATAACTTCGGTGAGGAGATTGACCAGAAGATTTTCCACTCACGCATCATCGTGGATAGTGCAAAGGTCAATGCTGAGATGAAGGCATACAAGAAGATTCCTATCGTCAATGAGTTCAAGGACGAGAACGGCAACGACATCATGCAGGAGCAGATAGAGCGTAACTATTCCCGTATCAAAGATGAAGTCGAACAGATAGTTCAAGATGAAATGGAGCGTATAAAGGCTGATCCTGAATTGCGTAAACGATTGTTACCAGACGAGAAGGACGAAGAGGATAACGATTAG
- a CDS encoding DUF6926 domain-containing protein, protein MAETKSKLKVWDNIPSWAIYALEYGIEEDPILEADEEEMIIKFLEENFPSGCIMTVDWESRREFNPFPAFGKPCATYKVTFNTL, encoded by the coding sequence ATGGCTGAAACGAAGAGCAAATTGAAAGTATGGGATAATATCCCGTCATGGGCTATCTATGCTCTTGAATATGGCATAGAGGAAGACCCTATATTGGAAGCAGATGAAGAGGAGATGATTATAAAGTTCCTTGAAGAGAATTTTCCAAGTGGCTGCATTATGACCGTAGATTGGGAGTCTCGAAGAGAGTTCAATCCATTTCCGGCATTTGGGAAGCCTTGTGCAACTTATAAAGTAACCTTTAATACATTATAG
- a CDS encoding DUF4120 family protein, which yields MKILCQERYEKAVAYAKEIKNETLQKCIDRLKQWEENPNCPCEIELYYDSAPHSFGFRQVYPDGRTGIVGGLLYHGQPDQSFAVLLNPIHGWTIHT from the coding sequence ATGAAGATTTTATGTCAAGAGCGTTATGAAAAGGCTGTTGCCTACGCAAAGGAAATCAAGAATGAAACATTGCAGAAATGTATTGACCGTTTGAAACAATGGGAAGAAAATCCAAACTGCCCGTGTGAGATTGAACTCTACTATGACTCTGCGCCTCACTCATTCGGATTCCGACAGGTATATCCCGATGGCAGAACGGGTATTGTCGGAGGATTGCTCTATCACGGACAGCCCGACCAATCGTTTGCTGTATTGCTGAATCCTATTCACGGGTGGACTATACACACATAG
- the istB gene encoding IS21-like element helper ATPase IstB: protein METNNLTAPIAVEKDRNTLTIELMNRMKLHGMAAAFTESLTSTMAETMTIDSFLHMLLAREWDYRANAAIQRLIRGAAFRYKACLEQIDYAIPRGLDRNQMERLASLEFIRKGQNLFITGSSGTGKSFLATAMGYEACKKGIRTYYANAPKLMGTLKVAKVKGTLESELKRIERSTLLILDDLFLVNLDAKERPILLDIIEDRHGRKSIIITSQLPTDNWYDAIGDPTVADAIMDRIIHTAHRIELTGESVRKMAAYRGK from the coding sequence ATGGAAACAAATAATCTTACCGCACCGATAGCTGTCGAAAAAGACCGCAACACGTTGACAATCGAACTGATGAACCGTATGAAGCTGCACGGCATGGCCGCCGCCTTCACTGAAAGCCTGACCTCCACTATGGCAGAAACAATGACAATCGACTCTTTCCTGCACATGTTACTTGCCAGGGAATGGGACTACCGTGCCAATGCAGCCATCCAACGCCTTATACGCGGGGCGGCGTTCCGCTACAAGGCCTGCCTCGAGCAGATAGACTATGCAATCCCGCGTGGCCTTGACCGCAATCAGATGGAGCGGCTTGCATCGCTGGAGTTCATCCGCAAGGGACAGAACCTCTTCATCACAGGGTCATCCGGTACCGGGAAGAGCTTCCTTGCCACAGCAATGGGGTATGAAGCCTGCAAGAAGGGCATACGGACATATTATGCGAATGCTCCGAAACTTATGGGTACGCTTAAGGTGGCAAAAGTAAAAGGCACACTGGAATCGGAACTCAAGAGAATCGAACGGAGCACGCTGCTCATATTGGATGACCTCTTCCTTGTGAACCTTGATGCCAAGGAACGCCCCATCCTGCTCGATATAATAGAGGACCGACATGGGCGCAAGTCCATCATCATCACCTCGCAACTGCCAACGGACAATTGGTATGATGCAATCGGAGACCCTACAGTAGCAGATGCCATTATGGATCGTATTATACATACGGCGCACCGGATTGAGCTGACAGGAGAAAGTGTCCGTAAAATGGCTGCATACAGAGGGAAATAA
- the istA gene encoding IS21 family transposase, whose amino-acid sequence MTTKIANILQCYALGMGIKQISRSFELSRNTVRRYVRLFQECGIPIKELAAMPSARIQEMFSEGVGRNREPSQRQLELEALLPEYAARLSRRGVTVKTLYEEYRETHPDGYRHASFGNYLMRYRMVTHVVGHVEHYAGDQMYIDFAGDKLEVVDSESGECRSVEVFVAILPCSHYTYCEAVWSQSRQDLIKACENALHFYGGVPMAIVPDNLKSAVTRSDRNEPVINEEFAAFAEHYGCTVYPTRVRHPKDKALVENAVKLLYRSVYADIEGLVFHSLESLNAAISESLSAFNGRRMSGRPQSRREQFEQIESDCLRPLPAIRHQMKERRSATVMRNGYVTFRLHHYSVPKEYIGKRVEIVYDADTLEIYHGLRLVTTHQRDDTPYSYTTKDAHGLPGRHGSYEKDLEQIYERAGQTDNVLRLYLRKVAELKKYPPAAFRSCRGIMALEKTFGLERLVAASACATQLRLYGYQEIRRILERGDDADFLSKDDIDDEVPVTSIHKNIRGAAYFAQLKHLNRDNNGNK is encoded by the coding sequence ATGACAACAAAGATAGCAAACATCCTCCAATGTTACGCATTGGGGATGGGGATAAAGCAGATAAGCAGGAGCTTTGAGCTTTCCCGCAACACGGTGCGCAGATATGTGCGCCTGTTTCAAGAGTGTGGTATACCGATAAAGGAGTTGGCCGCCATGCCTTCCGCTCGCATCCAGGAAATGTTCTCTGAAGGTGTTGGCCGTAACAGGGAACCGTCACAACGCCAGCTTGAGCTTGAGGCACTCCTTCCTGAGTATGCTGCCCGGCTTAGCCGCCGAGGCGTAACAGTGAAAACCCTGTACGAAGAGTACCGCGAGACCCATCCTGACGGATACAGACATGCCAGTTTCGGCAACTATCTCATGCGTTACCGTATGGTGACACATGTCGTAGGCCATGTCGAGCATTATGCCGGAGACCAGATGTATATCGACTTCGCCGGTGACAAACTGGAAGTCGTTGACAGTGAAAGCGGTGAATGTCGCAGCGTTGAAGTGTTCGTGGCCATACTTCCGTGCAGCCACTATACCTATTGTGAGGCGGTCTGGTCCCAGTCAAGGCAGGACTTGATTAAGGCGTGTGAGAACGCGCTTCATTTTTACGGCGGGGTTCCGATGGCGATCGTACCAGACAACCTCAAATCGGCGGTAACCCGCAGCGACCGTAACGAGCCGGTAATCAACGAGGAGTTTGCGGCATTTGCCGAACACTACGGATGTACCGTATACCCCACACGGGTACGTCATCCAAAGGACAAGGCCTTGGTGGAGAATGCCGTGAAGCTGCTTTACCGATCCGTCTACGCTGACATCGAGGGTCTTGTATTCCACTCGCTGGAGTCTCTGAATGCGGCCATATCCGAATCGCTCTCGGCCTTCAACGGACGCAGGATGAGCGGGCGTCCCCAGTCCAGACGGGAACAGTTCGAGCAGATTGAGTCCGACTGCCTCCGCCCGCTTCCCGCCATACGCCATCAGATGAAAGAGCGACGCTCCGCAACAGTAATGCGTAACGGCTATGTCACCTTCAGGCTTCACCATTACAGCGTACCGAAAGAGTATATAGGCAAACGTGTCGAGATTGTCTATGATGCGGACACGCTGGAAATATATCATGGCCTGCGTCTGGTGACCACACACCAGCGCGATGACACGCCATACTCCTATACGACCAAGGATGCCCACGGACTGCCCGGACGTCATGGAAGTTATGAAAAGGATCTGGAACAGATTTACGAACGGGCCGGCCAGACAGATAACGTCCTGCGGCTGTATCTGCGCAAGGTGGCGGAACTCAAGAAGTATCCTCCCGCGGCGTTCCGTTCATGCAGAGGCATCATGGCGTTGGAGAAGACCTTCGGGCTGGAACGGTTGGTGGCGGCAAGCGCATGCGCCACGCAACTGCGCCTATACGGATATCAGGAGATAAGGCGGATCCTTGAACGCGGGGATGATGCAGACTTCCTGTCAAAAGACGACATCGACGATGAGGTCCCCGTAACATCTATCCACAAAAACATCCGCGGAGCAGCCTACTTCGCACAATTAAAACATTTAAATAGAGACAACAATGGAAACAAATAA
- a CDS encoding ATP-binding protein, translating to MPGNRLGLYLCRLITKRLAGEIKIYPAYKEGTRMIVTLPIK from the coding sequence ATGCCCGGCAATAGACTGGGATTGTATCTCTGCCGGCTCATCACAAAACGGCTTGCTGGAGAGATAAAAATATATCCTGCATATAAGGAAGGTACACGAATGATTGTTACTCTACCCATCAAATAG
- a CDS encoding MATE family efflux transporter: MNYTYKQIWLINFPVMMSMLMEQLINITDAIFLGHVGEVELGASALASVYYLAIYMLGFGFSLGLQVMIARRNGEQRYKETEKNFFQGLFFLSGLAVFLSFTSYVLSPVILKFFIHSPEIYKTVVDYLEWRCFGLLFSFPFLAFRAFFVGITKTRVLSWAATLAVLINIPCDYLFIFSFNWGISGAAIASLLAEASSLLILVIYVFLQMNKENWGLRLVYDGKLLKSLFHLSVWSMMHAFISVIPWFLFFVAIARLGEVQLAVSNIIRSISTVFFVIVNSFAATTGSLVSNLIGAGEGKSMFRLCGKILRLGYVVGFPLIIIALLLNKQVVGFYTDNPALIEFAYYPFIVMLLNYTFALPGYVFMHAVTGTGNTRIAFIFQISTIAFYLVYLYLLSYSFIATLPVYLMAEYLFVILLGVQSYIYLKMKQHR, translated from the coding sequence ATGAATTATACCTATAAACAAATATGGCTCATCAATTTTCCTGTAATGATGAGCATGCTGATGGAGCAATTAATCAATATTACTGATGCTATTTTTCTGGGACATGTGGGCGAAGTGGAGTTAGGAGCTTCTGCACTTGCAAGTGTTTATTATCTGGCCATTTATATGCTGGGATTTGGTTTCAGTCTCGGTTTACAGGTCATGATTGCCCGCAGGAACGGGGAGCAAAGATACAAAGAAACGGAAAAAAACTTTTTCCAAGGTCTATTCTTTTTGAGCGGGTTGGCCGTATTCTTAAGTTTTACTTCCTATGTGTTGTCACCTGTTATCTTGAAGTTTTTTATTCATTCTCCAGAGATTTATAAAACTGTGGTCGACTATCTGGAGTGGAGATGTTTCGGCCTGTTATTCTCTTTTCCGTTTCTTGCATTTCGCGCTTTCTTTGTTGGGATTACGAAAACGAGAGTATTGTCGTGGGCAGCTACTCTCGCAGTTCTTATCAACATCCCATGTGATTACTTGTTTATTTTCAGTTTTAATTGGGGGATTTCAGGGGCGGCAATAGCTTCTTTACTGGCTGAAGCCAGTTCTTTATTGATATTGGTTATCTACGTCTTCTTGCAAATGAACAAAGAGAATTGGGGGTTAAGACTTGTTTACGATGGGAAACTATTAAAGTCACTTTTTCATTTATCTGTATGGAGCATGATGCATGCTTTCATTAGTGTTATTCCGTGGTTTCTCTTTTTTGTGGCTATTGCACGGTTGGGGGAAGTACAATTGGCTGTATCCAATATAATCAGAAGTATTTCTACTGTTTTCTTTGTGATAGTCAATTCTTTTGCAGCCACTACCGGTTCGCTGGTCAGTAACCTGATTGGTGCGGGAGAGGGGAAAAGCATGTTCCGGCTTTGTGGTAAAATCCTCAGATTAGGATATGTAGTTGGCTTTCCCCTAATAATTATTGCTCTGTTATTAAATAAGCAAGTTGTCGGATTTTATACAGATAATCCTGCATTGATAGAGTTTGCTTATTATCCGTTTATTGTAATGTTACTGAATTATACATTTGCTCTGCCCGGTTATGTTTTTATGCATGCAGTAACAGGTACAGGCAATACCCGGATTGCATTTATTTTTCAGATATCCACTATAGCTTTCTATCTGGTTTACCTATATCTGTTGAGTTATAGTTTCATTGCTACCCTTCCGGTATATCTGATGGCTGAGTATCTGTTTGTGATTCTCTTGGGTGTACAATCTTACATATACCTGAAAATGAAGCAGCATCGATAA
- a CDS encoding beta-xylosidase family glycoside hydrolase: MQTVGRVLATEKATGLTPVVFKKEPVRDEFDEDSLRFCWNFLRTPFEKWYQLENGKLIINVRPNSVSED, from the coding sequence ATTCAAACAGTAGGACGTGTACTTGCTACTGAAAAAGCTACCGGATTAACCCCTGTAGTATTTAAGAAAGAACCAGTAAGAGACGAATTTGATGAGGATTCATTGCGTTTCTGTTGGAACTTTCTACGAACACCTTTTGAAAAATGGTATCAACTAGAAAATGGCAAGCTGATTATTAATGTACGTCCTAATTCCGTCAGTGAAGACTGA
- a CDS encoding response regulator transcription factor, translated as MKPTDITREEMWARQNLSAADIDYSIWERDKLMLHQMSCLNQSCTFVVDVYKFRYAFASSNFVDLLGYDSHKIATLERQGDYLESRIHPDDQQQLQTLQIRLSQFIYSLPPEQRNDYSNIYSYRVRNTRQQYVRVISRLQVLEKDSTGKAWLILGSMDIAPNQKDSDQVDCTVLNLKNGQTFSPTLLTNPRIHLTQRELEILQLIQKGLLSKEIAYNLRISIHTVHIHRQNLLHKLGVQNSIEAINAGLELGVLS; from the coding sequence ATGAAACCAACCGACATTACAAGAGAGGAAATGTGGGCCAGACAGAATTTATCTGCTGCCGATATTGACTATAGCATCTGGGAGCGTGATAAATTAATGCTCCACCAGATGTCTTGCCTTAACCAGAGCTGTACCTTTGTGGTGGATGTATATAAGTTCAGATATGCCTTTGCCTCCTCTAACTTTGTGGACTTACTGGGGTATGACAGCCATAAGATAGCTACATTGGAGAGGCAGGGAGATTATCTGGAGTCTCGCATCCACCCCGATGACCAACAACAATTACAAACCTTGCAGATTCGGTTAAGTCAATTCATTTATAGTCTGCCTCCGGAGCAGAGGAATGATTATTCCAATATCTACAGTTACCGGGTACGAAATACCAGGCAGCAGTATGTACGGGTTATCAGCAGGCTACAAGTTTTAGAAAAAGACAGTACCGGGAAAGCATGGCTCATACTCGGGAGCATGGATATCGCACCGAATCAAAAAGATTCGGATCAGGTAGATTGTACTGTATTAAATCTAAAGAATGGACAGACTTTCTCCCCTACCTTACTTACGAATCCACGAATCCATTTGACACAGCGTGAACTGGAGATTTTACAGCTTATCCAAAAAGGGCTGTTGAGTAAAGAAATAGCTTATAATCTCCGCATAAGTATTCATACGGTTCATATTCACCGACAAAACCTTCTGCATAAATTAGGAGTACAAAATTCGATAGAGGCTATCAATGCAGGATTGGAATTGGGGGTACTAAGCTAA
- a CDS encoding nucleotidyltransferase domain-containing protein: MDILDLARRNQQKAWKIIEDTKIIPAWESVGARVNLVGSLNTGLLMKHLDIDFHIYTPQFSLSDSFQAMVKLTENKSFMKMKHKNLLDTEAECVEWHAWYRDADNELWQIDMIHILEGSRYDGYFEKFAERLSAVLTEETKYAILKLKYETPESEKIMGVEYYVAVIRDGIRSYEEFMEWRIQHPVTGVMTWMP; encoded by the coding sequence ATGGATATCCTTGATCTTGCCAGGCGAAATCAGCAGAAAGCTTGGAAAATAATAGAAGACACAAAAATCATCCCGGCTTGGGAAAGTGTGGGTGCCAGAGTGAATCTCGTAGGTTCTTTGAATACGGGGTTATTGATGAAACACTTGGATATTGATTTTCATATTTATACCCCACAGTTTAGTTTGTCTGACAGTTTTCAGGCAATGGTAAAATTGACAGAGAATAAATCTTTTATGAAGATGAAACATAAGAATCTGTTGGATACTGAGGCGGAATGTGTGGAGTGGCATGCCTGGTATCGGGATGCGGATAATGAGCTTTGGCAGATTGATATGATCCATATTCTGGAAGGTTCCCGGTATGATGGCTATTTTGAAAAGTTTGCTGAACGGCTTTCTGCTGTTCTGACTGAGGAAACAAAGTATGCTATTTTAAAACTGAAATATGAGACTCCTGAGTCGGAAAAGATTATGGGAGTGGAATACTACGTAGCTGTTATTCGGGATGGCATACGCAGTTATGAGGAATTCATGGAATGGAGAATCCAACATCCGGTTACAGGCGTTATGACCTGGATGCCGTAA